The nucleotide sequence GAGCAGAATAGCAGCTGTGAACCAGGTGATCTAACCAAGCGCATGGCAATTCCCTGGCAAGCTGATTTCTACAACTGCTCAATTCAGTTAATCAACTACACTGATCCTAATCTTAACAAAGTTCTGGATGATCATGCAAATTTAGTGCCAAAACGACCAACGTACTATACTTACTGGTGGCCACCTCAAGCTCCTTGGAATGTCATTAACGGTTTGAATGTAATCCCATCTGAAGATGCGGTACAGATACAGGAAAACTCTCACGATGCTGAAATGGCAGGCTTGCAGATGAACTTTGCACGAGGAATCAACAGCTACTCACAAATGGTTAACCTTGGGTGGGCTAGTTTAGGATTCATCCGCAACAAAAACGTTGATTCAGACGGAACACTTGTAGAACATGCAGAGAATTTCCCCTACTTTGTGGAAACAGAACGGAATTACGACCACTTCTTTTATAAAGAAGTTTCTTACCAAGAAATTACCAAAAATGAGGAGGATCAAGATGGGGTATTTGTTATCACTAGTTTGAATGAACCACAAGCTATGAAAAAAAACATAATATCTCGCATACAAGCAGTAAAGAAAGCGATCGCGGACGCCAAAAGCAATGGACTGACAAGGTTCAAAATGCCTGGTCAAACCAAAGAAACACCCATTAGCGAAAAATATGAAGAATCCCTACAACAAGCTCTGAAAAATATAGAAAGTTTCCGGGAAATTAAAGTGAGGCGTCAACCACGCGAAGTTCCTCGTTCTGGAAGAAGAATTCGCTTTTAATTAATTTCCCTTGCCTCCTGCTATCTCTTCTCATATAAGATGATGCAGGAGAGTCTACTGGGTGGATCTCAATGCATGTTGTTTGACCTGGTGGTGCCTTACGGGCAGCAACCTAACCCGGGCGTTGAGGCTGAAAATTAGGGCGAGCGCCCCTAACGCACCCTACAGAACATTTTCAAATATGAGATGCACCCAGTCTACTTTTGCCGAATCGCCACTTTTTGGGTGATTCGCTTCCAGATTAGGAATAGAAAATTAAACAGGATAAAATGTCACAAACTCCCAGTGTTGACGTTGCCATTATTGGTGGTGGACCCGCCGGAACCGCTTTAGCTCTAACAATTTGTCTCTATTCAAAACTCACTGTTGCTGTAATTGAACAAACAGCCTATGATAATCTTCGTACAGGAGAACACGTATCGGCTAGCTTGCTCCCCTTACTAGATTACCTGCAAGTGAAAGAACCTTTTCTCGCAGACAATCACACCCCCGTTTACAACGTTGCTGCCGTCTGGGGACATTCTGAACTCCACACTCGCCCCTCGATCATCAATCAAATGGGGGAAGGTTATCTCCTTGATCGCACAGAATTTGATGTCATGTTAGCAGAACAACTGGTTCATAAAGGCGGTCAACTTTACTTAGAAACAAAATGTGCTGAAGGAGAACAACTAGAAGGAGGAGGATGGAGACTATTCCTCAAGGATAATTCAGGAGAATATTCCCAGCTAGAAACCCGTTATTTAGTCGATGCCACAGGCAGACAAGCCCGAATTTCCAAGCGACTAGGGGCAAAATCTCTCCCCTGCGATTCCCTGGTGGGAATCAGTGCCGTGCTTGATTTTGAAAGCGATCGCTCAAAAACAGAAGAAGTTCTCATTGAGTCAATTCCTGAAGGATGGTGGTACTCCGCGTGGCTGCCAAATGGGACCTTAATCGTGGTCTTGATGACAGATATCGATATTATGCGACAGGGCAAACTCCAGAAGGAAAAGCAGTGGGTTGAACTGTTATCCAAAGCTATCCATACCAAACAACGGGTTCGGGGAGGACAATTAGTTTATCCCCTTGCCGTAAAACCCGCTCAATCTCACGTTCTCGATCGCGCCGTGGGAGAAGACTGGATGGCGATCGGAGATGCTGCCATTGCTTTCGATCCCCTTTCCTCTATGGGTGTAGGACACGCAATAACTTGTGGATGCGATGCTGCTGTTGCCCTAGTCGAATATCTGATTAATAACGATGATAGACTACTCAAACAGTACCAGAACCGACTAAAACATAATTTTGATAATTATTTGAGTATTAGACATAGATATTACGCCCTGGAACAACGGTGGTTAGATTTCCCTTTTTGGAAACGTCGAACTCAATTATGTCCCATCCCCCTGGTAACAAAATAGATTCCTTCTCTCAACCAATAGATTTGTTGCGAATTAAGCGAAAAAGTGGGCGCTACTGAAGGAGCAGTTCGGACATCGACACCAAGAGTTCCTAGAATGTTGGAGATATTACTCCCGGTCACCCGAGACAGAATGTTCTCGATTCCGGCTGGATTGGCAAAGTAAACCCGCTGTAGCTGACCAACATTAAAATCTTGAAAGCTGTGGAACAGGTTACTACCTCGCACTGCTCCCCCTTCAATCAAGTCCCCTGGCTCTCCCCTGATAGTTAGATTTGGTGTTACCACTGAGGATTCATTACCCAAGGTTTGATCCGGGGTAATCTGGGCTAGGGCATAGTTCCCAGAAAAAGCCATCACAACCGATCCCACTAGGGTTATGGCTTTTTGTGTTAAGCGCAATATACCTAGCCCCTCATCTCAAGTCCGGTTGAATACCTAAAATAAAAGAGATTGATGGGGAGATAGGGAGATGGACAGATGAGCTAGATTTTGATTAAGGGTAATTATCCCGACTTGATATGACCCCCTCAGTTGCTGATCCTTATAGAAACTTTTGCAGTTCCTTCAGCAGAGACTCGGTCTGCTCAATCCCTTCGTTATCCCGTTGAGTCTGGTAAAGTTCTAGGGCTTTTTCGATAGCAGTGAGGGCTTCGGTGACGCGAGAACGTTTTTTTAAGGCTACTCCTAGGTTATAGTGAGCTTGGGCATTTTCCGGAGCCAGTTCAATTAAACGTCTATAGGTCACTACTGCTGGTACATATTGTTCTTGGGCTAGAAGAATTTTCCCGATGTACTCCTGTGCTTCTACTAAATCAGGTTGGGCAGAAGCTGCTCGACGAAATGCTTTGAGGGCTTTGGATAAACTCCCTCTTGATTCCAGAATTTGACCGATCTGCAGGTGAATTTCAGGATTACGAGGCGCTAATTTCACAGCTTTTTCAAAAGCCGCTAGTCCAGCCATCTCATCCCCATGTATCAACCAAGCTGTTCCCAAACTCATTTGGATACTGGTTTCGTTCGGAGCAATTTCCGCTGCCTTTTGGAACACTTTTATGGCTTCTTCGGAATTTTCCTGCTCTAACCAGGCTGCACCGATTAACTGGTATACTGTTAAGTTGTCTGGCTCAATTTCCAGGATTTGTTCATAGGTTCCTATGGCCCCTTGATAGTCCTTTTGACGTAGGAGGGTAATACCCAAACCAAAATAGGCGTTAATATTCTCTCGGTTAAGTCTAGTGGCACGACGATAGGCCGTAGCAGCACCAGCATTGTCCCCAGCATTGGCCAGACTGTAACCCAGTGCGTAATGGAAATTAGCATTTTCTGGCTCGAGTGCGATCGCTTTTTTGTAAGCGGCGGCAGCGTCTTGGAATTTGCCCAGACTTGCTTGTAAGTAGCCAATGCCCGAAAAAATCTTAGGGTTTCCCTGTTCCAGCTCAGCTGCTTCTTGGTAAACAGCAACAGCTCCCTGATAGTCACCCGCATCTACCAACTCTCGTGCTTGATGGAGAAGGTCATTGAGCTGTGGATTATACTGCTGTCGGCTAGATACCAGAGTTGGCATTGCTCCAGCAATCCCTGGGAGGGGGGTTGCAACTAGGGAGAAAAATAAGCTAAGAAGGAGGAACAAAGTTTGCTGTAGCAAAGTCAATGTTTTCATAGTCATCAGTAGAGTGTACTTTGGGAGGTTCACTATACTGATGATTTTTACCATGAACACCCGCTAATCGGGAAGGGTTAGCCGGGATAAACTTGCTTAAGTTCTGTTAAGCTACAGGATTGTTTGGGGTCAACTTATGATACTAACCCTTCCGGTCTAGACCGGAAGGGTTAGTGTTGAAGGATGTCAAGCCTAAATTTATATAACTTAACAATCCTGATTTAGATATATATAGTAGATGTGTTTTTTATTTATGCCCCACCTATAGGGCTATAGGTGGGCTTCTTGAGTTTCATGGAAAGTTGAACCAGGGATGGCAAGCCTGATCCATAACGATCATTAAGACTGCAAAGCACCACTTTGAACCATCATCAGGATGAAAATACCAACACTGGCGACTACTAAAACAAGACCTAAAGCCACTGATTGACCCAAATGGTTGGGAGTTTGAGAAGTCTTCATGTGTCTTTTCCTTTCTTAAAGTTATGTATGCCGATAATGAACGATAACAAACTTTTGCGGAGGTTGATAAGAAAATGCAAAGTATCTTAACGTAACTTTACATAAGTTAATACTGACTAAAGTGTGATCTAGTTTGCTCTTTAGCCGAAGGGAATAGGATTTAAGGCAAAGTTGTTTAAGGATCACAACAAGGCTCTAATGTTTGCTGTAGAGGGGATAGAGCTTTCAAGGGGCGCTGACAATAGAGCCATTTATGAGGCTTGAGGCTGATCAGAGCCTTGGCCATTGCTGACCTTAGAGTCATAGCATGCCAGGGGTCAATAATCCCATGGCAAAATCACTATGGTGTGGCTCAATTTGCTGTTGTCATTGATTAGGACTTATCACCGACGGGGTCAGGAGGCGAAGGGAGGGGCGGTGCAGAAGTTGGTATTGTAGAGAAGTTTGGTAAAGAAAAAGAGAAGGAGATTTCAAGGATTTGAGGGGTCTAATTGAATTTTTTCATCTCCATTGGTAATTACAAATAAGTAGACACTGCAGGTCCCCAAGGTAATCCCAAAAATAACCACAAGATGAAAAGAATTGACCATCCAAGAAGAAAAGCTAATGAATAGGGCAACATTATCGCAATCAACGTTCCTAAACCCAAATTTTTATCATATTTTTGGCCATAAGCCACAATAATCGGAAAATAGGGCAACAGCGGCGTAATCATATTTGTGCTAGAATCCCCAATC is from Moorena sp. SIOASIH and encodes:
- a CDS encoding filamentous hemagglutinin N-terminal domain-containing protein, producing MRLTQKAITLVGSVVMAFSGNYALAQITPDQTLGNESSVVTPNLTIRGEPGDLIEGGAVRGSNLFHSFQDFNVGQLQRVYFANPAGIENILSRVTGSNISNILGTLGVDVRTAPSVAPTFSLNSQQIYWLREGIYFVTRGMGHN
- a CDS encoding tetratricopeptide repeat protein — encoded protein: MPTLVSSRQQYNPQLNDLLHQARELVDAGDYQGAVAVYQEAAELEQGNPKIFSGIGYLQASLGKFQDAAAAYKKAIALEPENANFHYALGYSLANAGDNAGAATAYRRATRLNRENINAYFGLGITLLRQKDYQGAIGTYEQILEIEPDNLTVYQLIGAAWLEQENSEEAIKVFQKAAEIAPNETSIQMSLGTAWLIHGDEMAGLAAFEKAVKLAPRNPEIHLQIGQILESRGSLSKALKAFRRAASAQPDLVEAQEYIGKILLAQEQYVPAVVTYRRLIELAPENAQAHYNLGVALKKRSRVTEALTAIEKALELYQTQRDNEGIEQTESLLKELQKFL
- the lodB gene encoding lysine-epsilon-oxidase maturase LodB; translation: MSQTPSVDVAIIGGGPAGTALALTICLYSKLTVAVIEQTAYDNLRTGEHVSASLLPLLDYLQVKEPFLADNHTPVYNVAAVWGHSELHTRPSIINQMGEGYLLDRTEFDVMLAEQLVHKGGQLYLETKCAEGEQLEGGGWRLFLKDNSGEYSQLETRYLVDATGRQARISKRLGAKSLPCDSLVGISAVLDFESDRSKTEEVLIESIPEGWWYSAWLPNGTLIVVLMTDIDIMRQGKLQKEKQWVELLSKAIHTKQRVRGGQLVYPLAVKPAQSHVLDRAVGEDWMAIGDAAIAFDPLSSMGVGHAITCGCDAAVALVEYLINNDDRLLKQYQNRLKHNFDNYLSIRHRYYALEQRWLDFPFWKRRTQLCPIPLVTK